The DNA segment CTTCTGCCTCGACGTGCCCGGCAGATTCGCCGAAAAGTTTTCGGCTCCCGGGGTGCGGGGCTCGATGAACGTTTCGTCCGGCTGGAGCCGTCACCACCCCGCACGCGAACCCGGCACTGTGGTTTTCCGCACCCGTGAACGGCCACGCGCCTCATGGTGATCGTAAGCTGGCCGTTTCTAGGCTTCCGGACATGACGGAATGGCTGATCGACCTCATGGAGACCCTCGGCGCGCCGGGCGCCGCGATCGCGATCGCGCTGGAGAACCTCTTCCCGCCCCTCCCCAGCGAGGTGATCCTGCCGCTGGCCGGTTTCACCGCCTCCCGAGGAGAGATGAACCTGGTCGCCGTCCTGCTGTGGACCACGGCCGGGTCGGTGGCGGGGGCGCTGGCGCTGTACTGGGTGGGCGCGCTGCTCGGCCGTGAGCGCACGCTGGCCCTGGCCGCGCGGATCCCGCTGCTCAAGGTCTCCGACGTCACCAAGACCGAGGCCTGGTTTCTCAGGCACGGGCGCAGGACGGTGTTCTTCGGCCGGATGATCCCGATCTTCCGCAGCCTGATCTCCGTTCCCGCCGGGGTGGAGCGCATGCCGCTGGGCGTCTTCACGCTCCTGACCACGGCAGGCAGCCTGCTCTGGAACACGGTCTTCGTGCTGGCCGGCTGGACACTGGGGGAGAACTGGTCGCTGGTGGAGACCTACGTCGGCATGGGCACCAACGTGGTCGTCGCCGTGGTGGTGCTCGCCGTGCTGGTCTTCGTGGGCGTACGGCTGAGCGAGCGGCGCAAGGGGCGGCATGCGCTGGACGGTTAGGGGGCTCCGGCTCGTCGGGGCGGTGACCGCCGGTGCGGTCACCGCCCTGCTGGGGGTGGTCTTCGTCCTGGCGGCGGCGCCGTTCGCCGACCGGCCCGCCGTACGCGCCGCGGCCGCGCGGATGACCGGGCTGGAACTGCGGCGGCTGCGCCTGGACCTGCCGGGCCGCGACGCCGACGGCGAGCTTCGCTACCTGGCCGCCCGGGTGCCCGTCGGCCTCCTGGGCGGCCTGGTGGTGCTGCTCCTGGTGATCGGCGCTTCCGTCGCGGTCAGGCTGCTGTGGTCGTGGAGCCGGGGGGAGGCGCTGGACGGCATGCTGCCCACCCCGCCGCTGCTGGCCTACGCCTTCCTCTCCGGCGTCGTCCTGCTCTTCCTGAACCTGTCCGGCCTGG comes from the Microbispora sp. ZYX-F-249 genome and includes:
- a CDS encoding DedA family protein produces the protein MTEWLIDLMETLGAPGAAIAIALENLFPPLPSEVILPLAGFTASRGEMNLVAVLLWTTAGSVAGALALYWVGALLGRERTLALAARIPLLKVSDVTKTEAWFLRHGRRTVFFGRMIPIFRSLISVPAGVERMPLGVFTLLTTAGSLLWNTVFVLAGWTLGENWSLVETYVGMGTNVVVAVVVLAVLVFVGVRLSERRKGRHALDG